GTACTAGGACTGGCGAGAAGTAGCGAAGGTGATTTACGCGCAGCTATGGGTGCAGTGAGTGTAGTTAGTGGTGCTTGGCGAAGCATGAATGGTGGTAATATCGACCAGTTTATCCGTCCAGATATCACGCTTTACTCTGGTTTTGCAGGCGGCCCGCTTGTAGATGCGGCTGGTAATGTGGTAGGCATGAATACATCAGGGCGACGTGGTACTGCTTTGACTATCCCAACTACTACAGTCGATCGCATTGTTAACCAATTGGTAGCAAAAGGACACATTTCAAAAGGCTACTTGGGTGTCGGAATGCAACCTGTACGCTTACCTAATAATCTGAAAACTGCCCTCAATTTAAGTTCTGCAACTGGAGTAATTGTTGTCAATGTCGAACCTTCCGGCCCCGCTGACAATGCAGGTGTGCTACTTGGGGATGTATTAGTAACCTTAGATGGCGCAAATGTCAGTGACACAGGTGATGTGTTGGCGTTGCTTAATGGTAGCGATCGCATTGGTAAACTTGTTAAAACACAAGTTATCCGCGGTGGGGTGTTAGTTGAGTTAGATATTGTCCTTGGCGAACGTTCTAGCAAAGAAGATTGATATTGCTTTAGCTTACTTCAAGATTAGAACTCGGAACTTCGAGGTTAGAACTCAGAACTTCGAGATTGGAACTCGGAATTTCGAGATTGGAACTCGGAATTTCAAGATTAGAACTCGGAATTTCAAGATTAGAACTCGGAACTTCAAGATTAGAACTCGGAACTTCGAGATTGGAACTCGGAACTTCAAGATTGGAACTCGGAATTTCAAGATTGGAACTTGGAACTTCGAGATTAGAACTCGGAACTTCGAGATTAGAACTCGGAACTTCAAGATTGGAACTCGGAATTTGCAGAATTCACTAACAACAGTTGGGTTGAAAGAGTGTAAAACCAATTTACAACCTTAGTAATTGAAAGTAGCGGCTACAAAAACCAAGTCCACGTAGGTGGACTAGAAAAAATTAAGGGTTTACTAGCCTGTTTACACTGGCTTTTTTGGGGTAGCCACAATTTTAATTGTCTTAAAACTATTTTCAACTCACTGACTTTACTTTGACATTCAGAAAATTGAGATAAAATGGCAAACGCAACATTGACTGACATTGCTGCTGAATTAACAGCAGTCGCTGCTAAGCTACGCAATAACACTGTCAAAGTGAAAAGCGGCTCTTTGGGAGTTGGTTCTGGTGTAATTTGGCAAACTGACGGATTAATTATCACTAATGCTCATGTGGCAACCAGCAACAAAGCAACTGTGGAATTATCAAATGGACGGGTATTTGAAGCAGTGCGTACACAATTTGATCCACAGCAGGATTTAGCCGCCCTTAAAATTGCCGCCACTGACTTAACTGCTGCAACAATTGGTAATTCTGAAGTGCTGCGAGTCGGTGAATTAGTTTTAGCAGTCGGTAATCCGTTTTCTGACAGTGGTGCTGTCACAACTGGGATTATCTATGCAAATAATCAGCGGGCAGTTCTAGCTGATTTGCAGTTGTATCCTGGTAATTCTGGGGGGCCGCTTGCCGATTGTCTCGGCCGAGTTGTAGGAATTAACACTATGATTGCCAATGGTTTGGCTGTGGCAGTTCCCAGCAGCACTGTAGACCGCTTTTTGCGTGGTAATAGCCGTCCGCAATTGGGAGTTACACTGCAACCTGTGCTTTTAAGCAGACGTAGCTTAGGGTTATTAGTGTTGTCAATTCTACCCGGTAGCCTGGCGGAAACTGCTGGTTTGCAAATTGGTGATGTTTTAGTTGGAGTTTCGGGGCGATTATTCACTAGCCCCAACGATTTAGCTAAATATCTACATCAAAGCAACGCTAACAAATCACTTCCCTTACAAATCGTGCGTGGTGGGCAACAATTCGTTGTTTATGTTGCGGTGCAGAGTGAGAAAACTCCTGTGGAGGCGACATGATTCGGGTGATGGTAGTTGCCACTTCTTCTGTAGTGCGGGCAGGGTTATCAGCTGTTGTGACTAGTAATCCTCAGCTGAGTGTTGTGGGGAGTGCATCCGATTTGGATGTGCTGGCAGAGGAAGTTGGGCAATTGCAACCCGATGTGGTGCTGCTAGATTTGAGTGGGAATCCTCAACAATTGGTATGGGAGAAATTGCTGCTCATCCAAGAGGAGCGGTATCCATTGGCAATTATCATCATTGTTGAGGAACTCGACAGCATTGATTTAGAAGCGGTGTTCCGTTCTGGTGTTCGGGGTATATTGCCCAGCACCAGCACTGAGTTGGAAATTGTTGCGGCTGTAGAAGCGATCGCTTTTGGTTTAGTGGTGCTGCACCCAGATGCAATAGAGTTACTGCCATTACGGGAAAAAGTGGTGGGAAATCCTGTACAAACCTTGACACCACGAGAGATAGAGGTTTTGGGTATGCTAGGTTCTGGATTGGGAAATAAAGCGATCGCCAAACGCTTGCACATCTCAGAGCATACCGTTAAATTTCATCTCTCATCTATTTTTCAAAAGCTTGGCGTCTCCACCCGCACTGAAGCAGTTACAGTTGGTGTGCGATCGGGTTTGATTATGCTGTGATTTGTATCAATGATCAGTAAACTTGTCCGAAATATTAACTTAGGAAAAGAAAAATGGTAAAACGTTAGATTGGGCGTCTACCATTTTCCACAATTAGTTATGATTTTAGATTATATACAAAAGTATCCACTACGAACAAAACAGATTTTAGGGATTAGTTACGAACAATTGCAATCACTGCTAAATTGCGCCTTAAAACGAAATCGATACATCAAAGCTAAACAAGAGAGTCATAAAATTAGAATTAATGCGGCTGGTGGTGGTCGTCCCGAAAAGTTATCAACCGAAGAACAAGTATGTTTATGTCTATTTTATCTAAGACAGATGCCAACATTCCAAGTATTAGGAATGCTATTTGGTGTTTCCAAAACCGAAGCTAATGATACATTTCACGACTGGATACCAATTCTTCGTGATATATTACCTGCTAGTTTATTAGAACAAGTATCAAATAATGAAAGTGATTTACTATTTGTTCAAGAAGTATTAACAAATTTTAGGCTATTAGTCGATAGCTTAGAACAGCCAATATATAGGGATTCTGACCAAAAAGAGCAACAGAAATATTTTTCTGGAAAGAAGAGACAACATACATTAAAAAGTCTGATAATTGGCATACCAGAAGGCAAAGATATTGTAGAGGTAGAAGTAGGTGTTCCTGGGCCAACAGCAGATATAAAATTGTTTCGTCAATCTCAAAATAAATTTGATAAATCTCAACCCTTTTCAGGTGATAAAGGCTTTCAAGGAGGTGAGAATATCACTACTCCTCATAAAAAGAAACCAAAACGAGAATTAACTCAACAGCAAAAAGATGAAAATAAGGCTTTATCTAGTAATCGGATATTCATTGAACATTTGATTCGATTACTTAAAATATTCCGCATAGCCTCACAAAGATTTCGCTTAAAGCTTGAGACGTATGAGCAGATTATTTTAACAGTTTGCGGATTAGTTAGGTTAAGAATTGGTAGCTTAGTTCTGCCAACTTAGCTAGTAGCAAAAATCATAAATTTTTAGAAATTAGGAGTTAATTTTTATGCCTCTAAATTATCACTAACTATCTCAAAGCCTTATAATTACGTATTTACGAAGATATCAAAGTTTTGCCCCAAAGCTTTGAACAGTCTGGCTTTGGAATTTTCGGACAAGTCTAGTTGTTTATGCTACTGACCATTGATACAAAAACCAATTATTTTAAACTCTACAACAGCTTGGAAATTTTGGATTATGAATTGAAGTCAGAATTCACGTCTATAGAGATATTGCAATGCAAAGACTCTACTTCCCGTAGGGTAGCAACTGGCGTGGAAAACCCCTTTTCTGCGGACTACCTCATTATGCTGCTGGCTTCTCCTACATTTTTTCTTCGCTATATATAGGTCGTTTGACAGAAGCAATTTTCAAAGGTTATGAGCTAAATATGTGTAGGCAAGCTTTCATAGACCATTGAAGAGTAACTTATCTTCTTAAGATGAAGGAATATATGTCTTTACTATTTGCCTTTACTACTACTAAATTATTTTGAATTTTTTAATATAACTGGATTAGAAAAATACTATCTGATGAATTTTAGTGTTACTACTCAATTAAACCGATTACTGAAATTAGATGTAAGACACTTCCACTTGAAACCCTTACCTAACATATAAGTTGATTCAGTTTCGTTGCACTCATCTATTTTATAAAGAAAGATATTAGAAACATTACACAATTAAATTTTTTAGCAAATAATTCCCTGCAAAATAGGAAACCTCCTTAAACTAATAAATTCTTACAGAATAATGGTTTTATTCAGCAGTATTTAATTTTGATAGTCTACTTCCAACTATTTTTAATAGAGTATAGTTAATTGCTTTTAGGCGAACCACTGCGTTACTGTCGTTCCCGTAGGAACAACTACTATAAAGGGGCTTGGGCGTTGCATTGCAATATTTACTGCGCTGTATTTATTTAAAAATCGCTGTAATATCAATTCTGTTTTAAAATTTACCAAAGTATATGAGGAATAAACCACATAGACGCGTTAGTGTTGGTATAGCCCCTCGTAGATAAGCGTATCCGCCTTGGTCTTGTAGAGAAGGACACAAAGAAAGAAGAAGCCAAGAAAATTTGGTGCAGTCTCACAAAGAAATGGTATAAGGAAAGTCAACAAATAAACACTTGAGTATTCAAGTTATTAAACCATCGTATTTTTTAGCCATAAAATAATTTTACTAATTAAGAAAAAAGTAATTCTTTTGATAGAAATGATTTGGTTCTTATGATAGAAGTTTATCAAAGTGTTTAGAAGTTATTTTATTTGTATCAACTGCCATGAATAACTATCTTGGGAGTTTGCCTGTTTCAAAATAATGATTCTCTTAGAGGCTCATTTATCTAGTACAACACAGCGTAAATTAACCAACAATTCAAAATCGCTTTTAAGCTTCTCGCTTAATTGGTTTTTTGGATTTTGAGCGGAGCCGGAGATACTCCGCTTCCGCAGAAGTCAGAAGCTAAGGCTTCCTTAGATTAGAACTTCTCCTATCTAGAAGAGATGCTGCGCTTAACGCGCAGCCACGCTCGCAAGGCTTTATGGTGATTTTGAATTACGTCTAGCGGTACTAGTTATTTTCATATCTTCCAAGGTTAGATTAAATGCTTGTTAGTCTGTCTTGATCAAATCTACTTAATTCAACAACAGATTTATTTGGCAGTATCGTCTTTGAAAATCAGGTAAGCACAGGAATCTAGAACATCTAAGGAACCATAATCATGAGATATTCTCCTTTATCGAAATCTGTTTTGGCTAGTATCTTTGCTCTAAGTTTTGCCGCTGTACCCTTATCTATGTCTGTTTCTGCCCAAAGTAGCGGCTCTGGCTCTGGCTCTAGCTCTGGTTCTGGTACATCAGGCACTGGTACATCAGGTACTGGTACATCAGGTACTGGCACATCAGGTACTGGTACATCAGGTACTGGCACTACAGGCACTGGCACTACAGGCACTGGTACGACGACAAATCCAGGTAGTGGCTCTTCGTTTGGGACTGGCACATCAGGTACTGGCACTACAGGCACTGGTACGACGACAAATCCAGGTAGCGGTTCTTCGTTTGGAACTGGCACATCAGGTACTGGTACGACGACAAATCCAGGTAGTGGCTCTTCGTTTGGGACTGATACATCTGGTACAGGCACTACAGGCACTGGTAGCGGTTCTTCGTTTGGGACTGATACATCTGGTGGTGGTAGTACAACAAATACCGCTCCAGGTACAGGCACTACAGGCACTGGTACGACGACAAATCCAGGCAGTAGCTCTTCATTTGGGACTGATACATCTGGTAGTAGTACAACAAATACTGCTCCAGGTACAGGCACTACAGGCACTGGTACGACGACAAATCCAGGTACAAGCACCACAGGCTCTGGTACTACTGGAAATGAAACTAACACAGGAACCACATCCTATCAAGGAACTAACGATGTCAGGGAAGATCGTGGTTTTGATTGGGGTTGGCTAGGTTTGCTAGGTTTAGCAGGTTTAGCAGGTCTGATTCCTAAGCGAGAAGAACCCAGAGCTTATCGCGATCCTGCTGAGGAAGTAAGAAGTTCTAGCTCTACTAAGTACTAGAATTCAATGTAGGCTGGGGCGTATATGATGTGTACGCCCTTACAAACAACTGACATTTACGGACAATAGTCCATAACGAGGGGATGATAATGTTTTTCCCCCATACTCATTTTGAAGAGGGAATGCTGATTAGGATATTTTTATCCTTGAGCATCTGTAAATAACACCAAGCCATACTCTTCGCCAGTGGGCTTAAAGCCAATTCCCTGGTAAGCTGCTTGTGCTGCTTTATTTGCTCGATTCGTAAATAGGATAGCGCGTTCTACTCCTTGCGATCGCGCTTCTAGCAAAGAGCCTGCTACTACACTTTTGGCATAACCTTTACCGCGCACCTCTGGCGGTGTCCAAACTCCACCAATTTGTACAATGTCAGTTAGGCTGGCATTAAAGGCAGAGTAGGAGACTGGAGTATCACCTGCTAGCAGTATCCAATGTGTAGCTGTAGCGTGGCGTGCTTCAATTACACGATGGCAAGCAGGCTGTAAATCAGGAG
This region of Nostoc sp. UHCC 0302 genomic DNA includes:
- a CDS encoding response regulator transcription factor; protein product: MIRVMVVATSSVVRAGLSAVVTSNPQLSVVGSASDLDVLAEEVGQLQPDVVLLDLSGNPQQLVWEKLLLIQEERYPLAIIIIVEELDSIDLEAVFRSGVRGILPSTSTELEIVAAVEAIAFGLVVLHPDAIELLPLREKVVGNPVQTLTPREIEVLGMLGSGLGNKAIAKRLHISEHTVKFHLSSIFQKLGVSTRTEAVTVGVRSGLIML
- a CDS encoding trypsin-like peptidase domain-containing protein; the encoded protein is MSSLLALSNSLADTVEQAGSSVVAVNAGTRVSPSGIHWRNGIIVTSDESLQRYDDITITLSNNRTAPVTLIGHDPSTDIAVFKVENVELPVAKIGDVKTLKVGHLVLGLARSSEGDLRAAMGAVSVVSGAWRSMNGGNIDQFIRPDITLYSGFAGGPLVDAAGNVVGMNTSGRRGTALTIPTTTVDRIVNQLVAKGHISKGYLGVGMQPVRLPNNLKTALNLSSATGVIVVNVEPSGPADNAGVLLGDVLVTLDGANVSDTGDVLALLNGSDRIGKLVKTQVIRGGVLVELDIVLGERSSKED
- a CDS encoding trypsin-like peptidase domain-containing protein, yielding MANATLTDIAAELTAVAAKLRNNTVKVKSGSLGVGSGVIWQTDGLIITNAHVATSNKATVELSNGRVFEAVRTQFDPQQDLAALKIAATDLTAATIGNSEVLRVGELVLAVGNPFSDSGAVTTGIIYANNQRAVLADLQLYPGNSGGPLADCLGRVVGINTMIANGLAVAVPSSTVDRFLRGNSRPQLGVTLQPVLLSRRSLGLLVLSILPGSLAETAGLQIGDVLVGVSGRLFTSPNDLAKYLHQSNANKSLPLQIVRGGQQFVVYVAVQSEKTPVEAT
- a CDS encoding transposase family protein — its product is MILDYIQKYPLRTKQILGISYEQLQSLLNCALKRNRYIKAKQESHKIRINAAGGGRPEKLSTEEQVCLCLFYLRQMPTFQVLGMLFGVSKTEANDTFHDWIPILRDILPASLLEQVSNNESDLLFVQEVLTNFRLLVDSLEQPIYRDSDQKEQQKYFSGKKRQHTLKSLIIGIPEGKDIVEVEVGVPGPTADIKLFRQSQNKFDKSQPFSGDKGFQGGENITTPHKKKPKRELTQQQKDENKALSSNRIFIEHLIRLLKIFRIASQRFRLKLETYEQIILTVCGLVRLRIGSLVLPT